The DNA window TCTTGAGCTGCATGTCGTAGCCGCACCAGCCAACCAAGTCGATGTTGTCCCAGCCTTCCTTGTTGTCGCCGCGCGGCGGGTAATAATGGATCCGGACCTTGTGGTAAAAATTGCCGTAGAGGTCGGGATAAAGCTCGGGTTGGAGGATGGTGTCGAGGACGCCCAGCTTGCTCTCTTCCTTGGTCTTGAAGGAATCGGGGTCGTCCAGGACCTCGCCGTCGCGGTTGCCCAGGATGTTGCTGGAGAACCAGCCGCTCAGCCCCAAGTAGCGGGCCTTGAGGCCCGGCGCCAGGATGGTCTTCATCAGGGTTTGGCCGGTCTTGAAGTCCTTGCCCGAAACCGGCGACTTGGTCTCCTGGGCCAGCTCCAGCAAGGCCGGGATGTCGGTGGTCAGGTTGGGCGCGCCGTTGGCGTAGGGGACGCCCAGCTTCAAGGCCGCATAGGCGTAGATCATGCTGGGCGAAATCGTCTTGTCGTCCTTGTCGAGGGCGGCCTCGAAAGCCTTCAGGCTTTGATGGGCCGGACCGGGTTGGATGAAGACCTCGGTCGAGCCGCACCAGATCACGACCAGGCGCTTGGCGCCGGAGGTCTTCTTGAAGTTCTCGATGTCGGCGATGACCTGGGTGGCCAATTCGCGGCGGCTGCCTTTCTTGACGTGGGTTCCGTCGAGCTTCTTGACGTAATTCTTGTCGAAAGCCCCGGCCATCGGCTTGAGCTGTGAGAGGACTTCCTTAATGGGATCGAGGTCGCTTTGATTGAGGACGCCGGCCTTACTGGCCGCCTCGAAGGCATTGTCCGGGAAGATATCCCAGGCGCCGAAGACCAGATCTTCCAGCTGGCTGATCGGGACGAAATCCTTGACCAGGGGGTTCTTCTTGTCGGTGCGCTTGCCGAGCCGGATATGGCCCAGCTGGGTGAGGGAGCCGATGGGCTTGGCCAAACCGCGCTTGATGAGTTCGACGCCGGCGACGAAGGTCGTGCTGACCGCGCCCAAACCGACGAGTAAAATGCCCAGTTTGCCATCGGCCGCTTCGATCGGCCTGCCCTTTTGAGTCATATAAAAGCCTTCTCCTATGGGTTGAGGGAGTTCAGAGTCCGCGCCCTATAACACCCGGTATGGACTGTGTAAACGTCGATTTCAGAAGGACGAAGCTTGAATCGAGACCTTATTTCGTACAGAAATCCCGGTCCAAAACAATGAAATGATTGAAAAATTGACAGCAACTTTTCAGTGACATTACCGAGATCCTATTTGTTCCAACACTGTTATAGGAAACCACTGTGAGTAGTCATTCCGCCTCTGGGTGCACGGACGGCGGAGGAGATTCCGTCTCTTCCGAGGAAAGTTCGTTTTTTGCCGGACAAGTGAGGGGCCTCGGTTCTTTAACCCTCGATGCTTCCGCCAAACTGGCTTTGCGCGGCAAGATCGAATCCAGCCTGCATCATCTGTTTCAAGTTCCCCAACTAGTCGACGGTCTGACCGACTATCTTTCCGAAGTGGTCGCCGAAGACGATCAAAGCGCCCTGGCCTGGGGAATCTGACCCCGGTTGTCTTCCGGGCAGCGGTAAGCGACGGCTTCGCCGACGTGGGCCGCGGAAATTTCCTCGACTCCTTCCAAATCGGCGATGGTCCGAGAGACTTTCAAGATCCGGTGATAGGCCCGGGCCGAGAGCTCCCATTTTTCCACCGCTCTTTCCAAGAGGCGCAGCGCTTCGCCCTTCAAATCGCAAAATCGACGCAATTCCTGGTTCCGCATTTGGGAATTGGCGAGCAGTCCCAGGGGACCGAGCCGGCGCCGCTGCCGCTCCTGGGCTTGGGCGACTC is part of the bacterium genome and encodes:
- a CDS encoding inositol-3-phosphate synthase; this encodes MTQKGRPIEAADGKLGILLVGLGAVSTTFVAGVELIKRGLAKPIGSLTQLGHIRLGKRTDKKNPLVKDFVPISQLEDLVFGAWDIFPDNAFEAASKAGVLNQSDLDPIKEVLSQLKPMAGAFDKNYVKKLDGTHVKKGSRRELATQVIADIENFKKTSGAKRLVVIWCGSTEVFIQPGPAHQSLKAFEAALDKDDKTISPSMIYAYAALKLGVPYANGAPNLTTDIPALLELAQETKSPVSGKDFKTGQTLMKTILAPGLKARYLGLSGWFSSNILGNRDGEVLDDPDSFKTKEESKLGVLDTILQPELYPDLYGNFYHKVRIHYYPPRGDNKEGWDNIDLVGWCGYDMQLKIDFLCRDSILAAPLVLDLVLFMDLAKRAGMKGIQEWLSFYYKSPMTAEG